A single genomic interval of Hemibagrus wyckioides isolate EC202008001 linkage group LG13, SWU_Hwy_1.0, whole genome shotgun sequence harbors:
- the pvalb9 gene encoding parvalbumin 9 — MSLTDILSAEAIENAIKDCEAPDSFTYKKFFQLIGLTKKSPEEVREVFRLLDDNNSGFIEESELKYFLQRFIPGARTLTVTETKNFMSGSDGNSDGKIGADEFQSMVLS; from the exons ATGTCTCTCACTGATATCCTCTCTGCTGAAGCCATTGAAAATGCCATTAAGGACTGTGAAG CTCCGGACTCCTTCACTTACAAGAAATTTTTCCAGCTCATTGGCCTGACTAAAAAAAGTCCAGAGGAAGTTAGGGAAGTGTTCCGCCTCTTAGATGACAACAACAGCGGGTTTATAGAGGAGTCAGAGCTCAA GTACTTCTTGCAGCGGTTTATCCCGGGGGCACGGACTCTGACAGTGACTGAAACCAAGAACTTCATGTCAGGTTCAGATGGTAACAGCGATGGCAAAATTGGAGCAGATG AATTCCAGAGCATGGTCCTGTCTTAA